The following proteins are encoded in a genomic region of Musa acuminata AAA Group cultivar baxijiao chromosome BXJ2-11, Cavendish_Baxijiao_AAA, whole genome shotgun sequence:
- the LOC135585593 gene encoding putative serine/threonine-protein kinase isoform X1, with the protein MNCSCFDALLSRKKLRQHSEQELAGFSSDKKIKIFSYSDLSSATDNFCPDKRIGRGGFGTVYKGTLRNGVTVAIKVLSAESKQGVKEFLTEIDTIANVGHPNLVELIGCCVQDSSRILVYEHMENGSLDRTLLGMNIDKSTKLSWNIRSAICIGTARGLAFLHEDLEPPIVHRDIKASNILLDSNFDPKIGDFGLAKLFPDNVTHISTRVAGTTGYLAPEYALQGQLTKKADVYSFGVLVIEIISGRSISKSYLSGMNQFLLERTWQLFQEGRLKELIDPVLQEYPEEQVLKFIKVALFCTQAVAVRRPSMTQVVHMLSQPIRLNEKELTPPGYVEGSSSTRKASEGTISSSTQFKGSTTIDSAAQFTLSPITFTQLVPR; encoded by the exons ATGAACTGTTCCTGTTTTGATGCTTTACTGTCCAGGAAAAAACTTCGTCAACATTCTGAGCAAGAACTAGCCG GGTTTTCATCtgacaaaaaaataaagattttctcctACAGTGATCTGAGTTCAGCAACAGATAATTTTTGTCCGGACAAAAGGATAGGTCGGGGTGGTTTTGGAACAGTATACAAG GGCACTCTAAGGAATGGAGTAACAGTTGCAATAAAGGTGCTATCTGCAGAATCCAAGCAAGGAGTGAAGGAATTCTTGACTGAGATTGATACAATTGCAAATGTTGGGCACCCAAACCTTGTTGAGCTTATAGGTTGCTGTGTCCAAGATAGCAGCCGCATTTTAGTGTATGAGCATATGGAGAATGGTAGTCTTGATCGCACTTTGCTAG GTATGAATATTGACAAGTCTACCAAGCTGAGTTGGAATATCAGATCTGCAATTTGTATAGGCACTGCGAGAGGTCTTGCTTTTCTTCACGAAGATCTTGAACCTCCTATCGTGCACAGAGACATCAAAGCTAGCAATATTCTTCTTGACAGTAATTTTGACCCAAAAATTGGTGATTTTGGTTTGGCAAAGCTTTTTCCTGATAATGTTACTCATATCAGCACACGTGTAGCTGGAACAAC TGGTTATTTGGCACCTGAGTATGCCTTGCAGGGCCAGTTAACTAAGAAGGCTGATGTGTATAGCTTTGGGGTCCTTGTTATTGAAATAATTAGTGGCAGAAGTATTTCAAAGTCATACTTGTCAGGCATGAATCAGTTTCTCTTAGAGCGG ACATGGCAGCTTTTTCAGGAGGGAAGGCTTAAAGAACTGATAGATCCGGTGCTGCAAGAATATCCAGAAGAACAAGTTCTGAAGTTTATTAAGGTAGCCCTCTTCTGCACCCAAGCAGTAGCTGTACGGCGACCTTCCATGACACAGGTTGTACATATGCTGTCCCAGCCCATCAGACTCAATGAGAAGGAATTGACACCCCCAGGCTATGTGGAAGGCTCTTCCAGCACGAGAAAAGCTTCTGAAGGAACAATCTCCAGCAGCACCCAGTTTAAGGGATCGACCACCATCGACTCCGCTGCTCAATTCACATTGAGTCCTATTACTTTTACACAATTGGTTCCAAGGTGA
- the LOC135585593 gene encoding putative serine/threonine-protein kinase isoform X2, with product MNCSCFDALLSRKKLRQHSEQELAGFSSDKKIKIFSYSDLSSATDNFCPDKRIGRGGFGTVYKGTLRNGVTVAIKVLSAESKQGVKEFLTEIDTIANVGHPNLVELIGCCVQDSSRILVYEHMENGSLDRTLLGMNIDKSTKLSWNIRSAICIGTARGLAFLHEDLEPPIVHRDIKASNILLDSNFDPKIGDFGLAKLFPDNVTHISTRVAGTTGYLAPEYALQGQLTKKADVYSFGVLVIEIISGRSISKSYLSGMNQFLLERTWQLFQEGRLKELIDPVLQEYPEEQVLKFIKPIRLNEKELTPPGYVEGSSSTRKASEGTISSSTQFKGSTTIDSAAQFTLSPITFTQLVPR from the exons ATGAACTGTTCCTGTTTTGATGCTTTACTGTCCAGGAAAAAACTTCGTCAACATTCTGAGCAAGAACTAGCCG GGTTTTCATCtgacaaaaaaataaagattttctcctACAGTGATCTGAGTTCAGCAACAGATAATTTTTGTCCGGACAAAAGGATAGGTCGGGGTGGTTTTGGAACAGTATACAAG GGCACTCTAAGGAATGGAGTAACAGTTGCAATAAAGGTGCTATCTGCAGAATCCAAGCAAGGAGTGAAGGAATTCTTGACTGAGATTGATACAATTGCAAATGTTGGGCACCCAAACCTTGTTGAGCTTATAGGTTGCTGTGTCCAAGATAGCAGCCGCATTTTAGTGTATGAGCATATGGAGAATGGTAGTCTTGATCGCACTTTGCTAG GTATGAATATTGACAAGTCTACCAAGCTGAGTTGGAATATCAGATCTGCAATTTGTATAGGCACTGCGAGAGGTCTTGCTTTTCTTCACGAAGATCTTGAACCTCCTATCGTGCACAGAGACATCAAAGCTAGCAATATTCTTCTTGACAGTAATTTTGACCCAAAAATTGGTGATTTTGGTTTGGCAAAGCTTTTTCCTGATAATGTTACTCATATCAGCACACGTGTAGCTGGAACAAC TGGTTATTTGGCACCTGAGTATGCCTTGCAGGGCCAGTTAACTAAGAAGGCTGATGTGTATAGCTTTGGGGTCCTTGTTATTGAAATAATTAGTGGCAGAAGTATTTCAAAGTCATACTTGTCAGGCATGAATCAGTTTCTCTTAGAGCGG ACATGGCAGCTTTTTCAGGAGGGAAGGCTTAAAGAACTGATAGATCCGGTGCTGCAAGAATATCCAGAAGAACAAGTTCTGAAGTTTATTAAG CCCATCAGACTCAATGAGAAGGAATTGACACCCCCAGGCTATGTGGAAGGCTCTTCCAGCACGAGAAAAGCTTCTGAAGGAACAATCTCCAGCAGCACCCAGTTTAAGGGATCGACCACCATCGACTCCGCTGCTCAATTCACATTGAGTCCTATTACTTTTACACAATTGGTTCCAAGGTGA